Proteins encoded by one window of Gemmatimonadaceae bacterium:
- a CDS encoding flagellar hook protein FlgE translates to MMRSLFSGVSGLRNHQVRMDVIGNNISNVNTVAFKAGRVTFKEGFAQLLQGASRPPGDLGGINPIQVGLGMQIGSVDMMYSQGNLETTGLTTDLAIQGDSFFVVKKGTQNYYTRSGNFQLDADGQLVSPTNGFVVQGRMADNGVFLDGVRPITLPVGQKTAAKATDSAKLAGNLDAAAPVFVGTFDATGRADPQNADSWSETSITVFDSLGNQHDLKLQFWKTGADTWSWQVDGTNLPAGFTPPNSTPQTLQFDTMGILMTAAPTSPPVISFTPPGANQVDITLDLGGNTVNGITSFAGTNTAVLKDQNGYEAGQLQNFSIDRTGLITGAFTNGTNVVLAQIVLADFNNPGGLLRVGDNMYAVSGNSGGAVLGYSLEGIQSTMTSGALEMSNVDLAQEFTNMIVTQRGFQANSRVITSSDEMLQELVNLKR, encoded by the coding sequence ATGATGCGTTCGCTTTTCTCCGGTGTGTCCGGCCTGCGCAACCACCAGGTGCGCATGGACGTCATCGGCAACAACATCTCGAACGTCAACACCGTCGCTTTCAAGGCCGGGCGCGTGACGTTCAAGGAAGGCTTTGCCCAGCTCCTGCAGGGCGCCTCACGTCCCCCCGGTGACCTCGGCGGCATCAACCCGATCCAGGTTGGCCTCGGCATGCAGATCGGCTCCGTCGACATGATGTACAGCCAGGGCAACCTCGAGACCACCGGCCTCACCACCGACCTGGCCATCCAGGGCGACTCGTTCTTCGTCGTGAAGAAGGGGACGCAGAACTACTACACCCGCTCCGGCAACTTCCAGTTGGACGCCGACGGGCAGCTCGTCTCGCCCACCAACGGCTTCGTGGTGCAGGGGCGGATGGCCGACAACGGCGTCTTTCTCGACGGCGTGCGCCCCATCACGCTCCCCGTGGGCCAGAAGACGGCCGCCAAGGCGACCGACTCGGCCAAGCTCGCCGGCAACCTCGACGCCGCCGCCCCGGTCTTCGTCGGGACGTTCGACGCCACCGGGCGTGCCGACCCGCAGAACGCCGACTCGTGGTCGGAAACGTCGATCACCGTCTTCGATTCGTTAGGCAACCAGCACGACCTCAAGCTGCAGTTCTGGAAGACCGGCGCCGACACCTGGAGCTGGCAGGTCGACGGGACCAACCTCCCCGCCGGCTTCACCCCGCCCAACAGCACCCCGCAGACCCTCCAGTTCGACACCATGGGGATCCTGATGACCGCGGCGCCCACCAGCCCGCCGGTCATCTCCTTCACCCCGCCGGGCGCCAACCAGGTCGACATCACCCTCGACCTCGGCGGCAACACCGTCAACGGCATCACCTCGTTTGCCGGCACCAACACCGCGGTCCTCAAGGACCAGAACGGCTACGAGGCCGGCCAGCTGCAAAACTTCTCCATCGACCGCACGGGGCTCATCACCGGCGCGTTCACCAACGGCACCAACGTCGTCCTGGCGCAGATCGTCCTCGCCGACTTCAACAACCCCGGCGGCCTCCTGCGCGTGGGCGACAACATGTACGCCGTGTCGGGCAACTCGGGCGGCGCCGTCCTCGGCTACTCGCTCGAGGGGATCCAGTCGACCATGACGTCCGGCGCCCTCGAAATGTCGAACGTCGACCTGGCGCAGGAATTCACGAACATGATCGTGACCCAGCGCGGCTTCCAGGCCAATTCCCGCGTCATCACGAGCAGCGACGAGATGCTGCAGGAACTCGTGAACCTGAAGCGGTAG
- a CDS encoding flagellar basal body-associated FliL family protein: MSEQAAAPEEGAEKPAKAAPKGVVLIGALVGSLLIGGAAGVFAVGPMLAKKSGYVVTAHAEGDSASAEGEAGGEGDAAAEGGHGGGKEGEGGAPANLHLVDNLVLNPAGSGGSRFLMLAAAIEFSDAALVEETKARDAEVRDIVLRVMGAKSVEQLSEMSNREAIKHELADSLATLFKPKKGSRKKPISRIYFPQFVIQ; this comes from the coding sequence ATGTCAGAACAAGCCGCAGCACCTGAAGAGGGTGCAGAAAAGCCCGCCAAGGCGGCGCCCAAGGGGGTCGTCCTCATCGGCGCCCTGGTGGGGTCGCTCCTGATTGGCGGGGCGGCCGGCGTCTTTGCCGTTGGCCCCATGCTCGCCAAGAAGTCGGGCTACGTCGTGACCGCGCATGCGGAGGGCGACTCGGCCTCCGCCGAGGGGGAGGCGGGGGGCGAGGGCGACGCGGCGGCGGAAGGGGGGCACGGCGGCGGCAAGGAAGGCGAGGGGGGAGCGCCGGCCAACCTGCACCTCGTCGACAACCTGGTCCTGAACCCGGCCGGCTCGGGTGGCTCGCGCTTCCTCATGCTCGCCGCGGCGATCGAGTTCTCCGACGCCGCGCTGGTCGAGGAGACCAAGGCCCGCGACGCCGAGGTGCGCGACATCGTGCTGCGCGTCATGGGCGCCAAGTCGGTCGAGCAGCTCTCCGAGATGTCGAACCGCGAGGCCATCAAGCACGAGCTGGCCGATTCGCTGGCGACGCTGTTCAAGCCGAAGAAGGGCTCCAGGAAAAAGCCCATCTCGCGCATCTACTTCCCCCAGTTTGTCATCCAGTAG
- the fliN gene encoding flagellar motor switch protein FliN, translating to MTAPDTSMPDPMEANFEEITSVLSAGGEVPISLLLDLTLPVSIELGRTAMTVQEVLRLGRGSVIQLDRLAGEPIDIYVGDRRFAEGEVVVLGEHFGVRITRILSKKAIAEAAA from the coding sequence ATGACCGCACCCGACACCAGCATGCCCGACCCGATGGAGGCGAACTTCGAGGAGATCACGTCCGTCCTCTCGGCGGGCGGCGAGGTTCCCATCTCGCTCCTCCTCGACCTCACGCTCCCCGTCTCGATCGAGTTGGGGCGCACTGCCATGACGGTGCAGGAAGTGCTGCGCCTCGGGCGTGGCAGCGTGATCCAGCTCGACCGCCTGGCGGGCGAGCCGATCGACATCTACGTCGGCGACCGCCGCTTCGCCGAGGGTGAAGTGGTGGTGCTGGGCGAACACTTCGGCGTGCGCATCACGCGCATCCTGTCCAAGAAGGCGATCGCGGAGGCCGCGGCGTGA
- the fliJ gene encoding flagellar export protein FliJ: MMFKFPLQRLLDLKAKHEQEMARQLANAQNAAQAERDVRDELARAHAAAHTSLASATGDGVTVGELVSLAQTLLPLQERVSQADERTVAAEQVVDERHQKLNEALQERQVLDRLREKRLDTHRAEENARDLAAMDAIALTRYKTPSGSKGSQKDG, from the coding sequence ATGATGTTCAAGTTCCCGCTGCAGCGGCTCCTCGACCTCAAGGCGAAACACGAGCAGGAGATGGCGCGCCAACTCGCCAATGCGCAAAACGCGGCGCAGGCGGAGCGCGACGTTCGCGACGAGTTGGCGCGCGCGCACGCGGCGGCGCACACGAGCCTGGCCAGCGCCACCGGCGATGGCGTCACGGTGGGCGAACTCGTGAGCCTGGCGCAGACGCTGCTCCCGCTGCAGGAGCGCGTCTCGCAGGCGGACGAACGCACCGTCGCGGCGGAGCAGGTGGTGGACGAGCGCCACCAGAAGCTCAACGAAGCGTTGCAGGAACGGCAGGTGCTCGACCGGCTGCGCGAGAAACGGTTGGACACGCACCGCGCCGAGGAGAACGCCCGCGACCTGGCGGCCATGGATGCCATTGCCCTCACGCGCTACAAGACCCCCAGCGGCTCCAAGGGGAGCCAGAAGGACGGTTGA
- the fliQ gene encoding flagellar biosynthesis protein FliQ, which translates to MSYALVTDLARNAMLVAMLLAAPLLAVSLIIGLLVSILQTVTQIQEQTLSFVPKLVGIAAVFMVGLPWMLQLLVDYTQKLFRSLPALITN; encoded by the coding sequence ATGTCCTACGCCCTCGTCACGGACCTCGCCCGCAACGCCATGCTGGTCGCGATGCTCCTCGCCGCGCCCCTCCTCGCGGTGTCGCTCATCATCGGGCTCCTGGTCAGCATCCTCCAGACGGTGACGCAGATCCAGGAGCAGACGCTCTCGTTCGTCCCCAAGCTTGTGGGGATCGCCGCCGTCTTCATGGTCGGGCTCCCGTGGATGTTGCAGCTGCTGGTCGACTACACGCAGAAGTTATTCCGCTCGCTCCCCGCCCTCATCACCAACTGA
- a CDS encoding FliM/FliN family flagellar motor switch protein, whose protein sequence is MASETLSQNEIDALLGGGGRSTVAAALPSARDILAEAQVYDFRRPHRISKEKLRTLEAMYERFAKSLEGWLLGRVRGGVALQLQSVEQFSFGEFTLSLPTPCASYTFELRDTGGQQGVIDFGHEFAYFLVDRLFGGSGTPALPNRALTPIERMAVRMVADRVLSVLGEVWQDYIEMDLGLTGFESIPEILRVANREDPVLVANIEVAAAETRSLLLVCLPFAVLERFFAGGNERRASMLGTPQEQELNRDLAELSVRGARIPVAARLPSFRMSMRELLALSSGSVVSTGVTRNEELDVIVGSQPRFRASPGRIGPSLAVRLTDGLLPAPETDTLPITRTTLP, encoded by the coding sequence GTGGCCTCCGAGACACTCTCCCAGAACGAGATTGACGCCCTCCTCGGTGGCGGGGGGCGATCGACCGTTGCCGCCGCGCTGCCGTCGGCCCGCGACATCCTCGCGGAGGCGCAGGTCTACGACTTCCGGCGTCCGCACCGCATCTCCAAGGAGAAGCTGCGGACGCTGGAGGCGATGTACGAGCGCTTCGCGAAGTCGCTGGAGGGATGGCTCCTCGGGCGCGTGCGCGGGGGCGTGGCGTTGCAGCTGCAAAGCGTCGAGCAGTTCTCGTTCGGTGAGTTCACCCTGTCGCTCCCGACCCCCTGCGCCTCGTACACCTTCGAGTTGCGGGATACCGGCGGGCAGCAGGGGGTGATCGACTTCGGGCACGAGTTCGCCTACTTCCTGGTCGACCGCCTCTTTGGCGGGAGCGGGACGCCCGCGCTCCCCAACCGCGCCCTCACGCCCATCGAGCGCATGGCCGTGCGCATGGTCGCCGACCGCGTGCTCAGCGTGCTGGGCGAAGTGTGGCAGGACTACATCGAGATGGACCTGGGCCTCACCGGCTTCGAGTCCATTCCCGAGATCCTGCGCGTCGCCAACCGCGAGGATCCGGTTCTCGTGGCCAACATCGAGGTGGCCGCCGCCGAGACGCGGTCGCTTCTCCTCGTTTGTCTCCCGTTCGCCGTCCTCGAGCGCTTCTTTGCCGGCGGCAACGAGCGCCGCGCCTCGATGCTGGGGACGCCGCAGGAGCAGGAGCTGAACCGCGACCTGGCCGAGCTCTCGGTGCGCGGGGCCCGCATTCCCGTCGCGGCGCGCCTTCCCTCGTTCCGCATGTCGATGCGCGAACTCCTCGCCCTCTCGTCGGGGAGCGTGGTGTCGACGGGCGTGACGCGCAACGAGGAGCTCGACGTCATCGTTGGATCGCAACCTCGCTTCAGGGCATCGCCGGGCCGCATCGGTCCGTCGCTCGCCGTTCGCCTTACCGACGGGCTCCTTCCGGCGCCCGAGACCGACACCCTCCCGATCACGCGGACCACGTTGCCATGA
- the fliG gene encoding flagellar motor switch protein FliG, producing the protein MSTALATRGSSSGLDLIDPGTLSGRQKAAILCLALGSDVAASMTQTLTQEEVDAISFEIARMESVSPQVVDSVLDEWMTRIMVADSLAQGGVEAAREILEKAFGARKAQQVLERIQGQLQNTIGLHRLRNADAQQLGQMLAGEHPQTIALILAHLDPQHTAAILKEVDTSIGAEVVFRMAKMEKVQPELLMLIERSLSADADLTASQGMSSSGGPGAVASVLNYVASSLEKVLLDGVATMDQSLCDQIKNLMFVFEDIGTLDARALQRLLRDVDSKELALALKAASGDLRSKITGAMSQRAVQALNDEMEMLGAVRMRDVEGAQANIVAMVRKLEEAGEIVLSGGDDDMVQ; encoded by the coding sequence CATCCTCTGCCTTGCCCTCGGCTCGGACGTGGCCGCGAGCATGACGCAGACGTTGACGCAGGAGGAGGTCGACGCGATCTCGTTCGAGATTGCGCGCATGGAGAGCGTGTCACCGCAGGTCGTGGACTCGGTCCTCGACGAGTGGATGACGCGCATCATGGTGGCCGACTCGCTCGCCCAGGGCGGCGTGGAGGCCGCGCGCGAGATCCTCGAGAAGGCATTCGGCGCGCGCAAGGCGCAGCAGGTCCTCGAGCGCATCCAGGGGCAGCTGCAAAACACCATCGGCCTCCACCGCCTGCGCAACGCCGACGCGCAGCAGCTGGGACAGATGCTCGCCGGCGAGCACCCGCAGACGATCGCGCTCATCCTGGCGCACCTCGATCCGCAACACACCGCCGCGATTCTGAAGGAGGTCGATACCTCCATCGGCGCCGAGGTGGTCTTTCGCATGGCGAAGATGGAGAAGGTGCAGCCCGAACTCCTGATGCTCATCGAGCGATCGCTGTCTGCCGACGCGGACCTCACGGCGTCGCAGGGGATGTCGTCGTCGGGCGGTCCGGGGGCCGTGGCCTCGGTGCTCAACTACGTGGCATCGTCGCTGGAGAAGGTCCTGCTCGATGGCGTGGCCACGATGGACCAGTCGCTGTGCGACCAGATCAAGAACCTGATGTTCGTCTTCGAGGACATCGGGACGCTCGACGCCCGCGCGCTGCAGCGCCTGCTGCGCGATGTGGACTCGAAGGAGCTGGCGCTCGCCCTCAAGGCGGCCAGCGGCGACCTGCGCTCGAAGATCACGGGAGCGATGTCGCAGCGCGCCGTGCAGGCGCTCAACGACGAGATGGAGATGCTCGGCGCCGTGCGCATGCGCGATGTCGAGGGCGCCCAGGCCAACATCGTGGCAATGGTGCGCAAGCTCGAGGAAGCGGGCGAGATCGTGTTGAGTGGCGGCGACGATGACATGGTCCAGTAG
- a CDS encoding FliI/YscN family ATPase, with protein MPETLVRRLGDVTRFARYGRVTRLVGLVVEAVGLDVGVGELCRISSLTDEHSVLAEVVGFHERGVLLMPLGELAGLHPGSSVQPLGRSFGVDVGPGMLGRVLNGLGHPIDGKGKLEAEERVPLTGEPPHPLERQLIHEPLVTNVRALDGMLTIGKGQRVGIFAGSGVGKSTLLGMIARQATADVNVIALLGERGREVRDFIEHSLGPEGLARSVLIVATGDQAALVRARGALVATSIAEYFRDQGKHVLLMVDSVTRVAMAWREIGLATGEPPTTKGYPPSVFANLPRLLERAGNGAHGGITGIYTVLVDGDDFNEPVADAARSILDGHVVLTRRLASAGHFPSIDVLESKSRVRDAIIDDGQRNAANTFMRLEAAYREKEDLIMVGAYQKGSDPMVDAALRSREQMLGFLQQRPDEVTTFDQTRQSLIGLTQRAGATGQVHA; from the coding sequence GTGCCTGAGACCCTCGTGCGTCGCCTGGGCGACGTGACCCGCTTTGCGCGCTACGGCCGCGTCACCCGCCTCGTGGGGCTGGTGGTGGAGGCCGTGGGCCTCGACGTCGGCGTGGGCGAGTTGTGCCGCATCTCCTCGCTCACCGACGAGCACTCGGTCCTGGCCGAGGTCGTGGGCTTCCATGAGCGCGGCGTCCTGCTCATGCCGTTAGGCGAGCTGGCGGGACTGCACCCCGGGAGCAGCGTGCAGCCGCTCGGTCGCTCGTTCGGCGTCGACGTGGGCCCCGGGATGCTGGGGCGCGTGCTCAACGGGCTGGGACACCCGATTGACGGGAAGGGGAAGCTCGAGGCCGAGGAGCGCGTCCCACTCACCGGCGAGCCGCCGCACCCGCTCGAACGCCAGCTCATCCACGAGCCGCTGGTGACCAACGTGCGCGCCCTCGACGGCATGCTGACCATCGGCAAGGGACAGCGCGTGGGGATCTTTGCCGGCTCGGGCGTGGGCAAGTCGACGCTGCTGGGAATGATTGCCCGGCAGGCGACCGCCGACGTGAACGTGATCGCCCTCCTCGGCGAGCGCGGACGCGAGGTGCGTGACTTCATCGAGCACTCGTTAGGTCCGGAGGGGCTGGCGCGCTCGGTGCTGATCGTGGCGACGGGCGACCAGGCCGCGCTCGTGCGCGCCCGCGGCGCCCTCGTCGCCACCTCGATCGCCGAGTACTTCCGCGACCAGGGCAAGCACGTCCTGCTGATGGTGGACTCGGTGACGCGTGTGGCGATGGCCTGGCGCGAGATCGGGCTCGCCACCGGCGAGCCGCCGACGACCAAGGGATATCCGCCCTCGGTGTTCGCCAACCTCCCGCGACTCCTCGAGCGCGCGGGGAACGGCGCCCACGGCGGCATCACCGGGATCTACACCGTGCTCGTGGACGGCGACGACTTCAACGAACCGGTGGCCGACGCCGCGCGCTCCATCCTCGATGGGCACGTGGTCCTCACGCGCCGCCTGGCGAGCGCCGGGCACTTCCCGTCCATCGACGTCCTCGAGAGCAAGAGTCGCGTGCGCGACGCCATCATCGACGATGGGCAGCGCAACGCGGCCAATACGTTCATGCGCCTCGAGGCGGCCTACAGGGAAAAGGAAGACCTCATCATGGTCGGCGCCTACCAGAAGGGGAGCGACCCCATGGTCGACGCCGCGCTGCGTTCGCGCGAGCAGATGCTTGGCTTCCTGCAGCAGCGTCCCGATGAAGTGACGACGTTCGACCAGACGCGCCAGTCGCTCATCGGGCTCACCCAGCGGGCCGGCGCCACCGGCCAGGTGCACGCATGA
- the fliP gene encoding flagellar type III secretion system pore protein FliP (The bacterial flagellar biogenesis protein FliP forms a type III secretion system (T3SS)-type pore required for flagellar assembly.), whose amino-acid sequence MTFSSIVGVALTLAFVLGLLAVTMRLLRKVSQGSALGRGQDRVSLEVVQRIALGPRQGIAVVRIGEQLVAVSVGEGGVRTLAELEAVEGSVPSTVHATAVAPVETPVAGTRDFRTALMHGLRSAGLPLALALLAGATLGAGAVAAQAATQPATRLATPPATRPATPPAMPPAATPQRPAPAGGAASRPGAAAAAAVGQPQRPVTATPSVPAAPQGNALDDALGKAMPKLDLAVDGSKPGGLRLSGSVGIVIMMGLLTLLPTLVLMMTSFTRILIVLQFLKQALGTQSAPPSQLVSALALLLTGFVMAPTMSEVNRVAIAPWLDGQIEQGVMMKNALGPMREFMLRQTRERDITAFVDMAGGTPPARPEDVSTIVLTSAFVTSELRTAFQLGFVLFLPFIIIDIVVSSVLMSMGMFMLPPAMISMPFKLLLFVLVDGWSLLIQSLVQGFR is encoded by the coding sequence GTGACGTTCAGTTCCATCGTCGGCGTCGCGCTGACCCTTGCCTTCGTCCTCGGCCTCCTCGCGGTCACCATGCGATTGTTGCGCAAGGTGTCGCAGGGGAGCGCTCTGGGGCGCGGCCAGGACCGCGTGTCGCTGGAGGTGGTGCAGCGCATCGCGTTAGGCCCCCGCCAGGGGATCGCCGTGGTGCGCATTGGCGAACAGCTGGTGGCGGTGAGCGTTGGCGAGGGGGGGGTGCGTACGCTGGCGGAGCTGGAGGCGGTGGAGGGGTCGGTTCCGTCGACCGTGCACGCCACGGCCGTTGCCCCGGTCGAGACACCGGTGGCGGGGACGCGCGATTTCCGCACGGCGCTGATGCACGGGCTCCGCTCGGCGGGGCTTCCGCTGGCGCTGGCGCTGCTGGCCGGGGCGACGTTAGGCGCCGGGGCGGTTGCGGCGCAGGCGGCGACGCAGCCCGCGACGCGCCTGGCGACGCCGCCGGCGACACGCCCCGCGACACCGCCGGCGATGCCGCCAGCCGCAACTCCGCAGCGTCCGGCGCCGGCTGGTGGCGCCGCATCGCGTCCCGGCGCCGCCGCGGCCGCGGCCGTCGGCCAGCCGCAACGTCCGGTCACCGCCACGCCGTCGGTGCCGGCGGCTCCGCAGGGCAACGCACTCGATGATGCGTTAGGCAAGGCGATGCCCAAGCTCGACCTCGCCGTCGACGGGAGCAAGCCGGGCGGGCTCCGCCTGAGCGGTTCGGTGGGGATCGTCATCATGATGGGGCTCCTGACGCTCCTTCCGACGCTGGTCCTCATGATGACCAGCTTCACGCGCATCCTCATCGTGCTGCAGTTCCTCAAGCAGGCGCTGGGGACGCAGTCGGCCCCACCATCGCAGCTCGTGAGCGCGCTCGCCTTGCTCCTGACGGGCTTCGTGATGGCCCCGACCATGTCCGAGGTGAACCGCGTCGCCATTGCCCCCTGGCTCGACGGGCAAATCGAACAGGGCGTGATGATGAAGAACGCGCTGGGGCCGATGCGCGAGTTCATGCTGCGCCAGACGCGCGAGCGCGACATCACCGCCTTCGTCGACATGGCCGGCGGCACCCCGCCCGCGCGCCCCGAAGACGTCTCCACGATCGTCCTCACCAGCGCCTTCGTCACCAGCGAACTGCGCACCGCCTTCCAGCTCGGCTTCGTCCTGTTCCTCCCGTTCATCATCATCGACATCGTCGTCAGCTCGGTCCTGATGAGCATGGGGATGTTCATGCTCCCGCCGGCAATGATCTCCATGCCCTTCAAGCTCCTCCTCTTCGTCCTCGTCGACGGCTGGTCGCTCCTGATCCAGTCGCTCGTCCAGGGCTTTCGTTAG
- a CDS encoding flagellar hook-length control protein FliK, with product MSLHIPPVRPASEPAAPTAYEPPSSTQAPERAFGTALANAMHEPSSQSAEAARERRMRGARGESRTGAANLDRESARASERTSATTSGRASERSRERSDANERANERANERAIERANARASERATERATERATERATERAAEHGSERESVRANARASKRAGETSAADQPGRGDAMAAGRERPLSASSKRDALEGDVTESSAQSAERTGATADRDVVGDASGTTSFSFREVLAALQEGGDVRDSAEEGESSDDVAPAEPASTESELARAEQFVASTLEAAVAPLAPLALVTTAAVGATAADTPEAPGAAGRGTPTLTIAARDKRPDHDARLAGIAAALARNPLAVRGETEALNPEVRARLERVIERMESEYGYTVSVVETVRSQERQDALFAQGRTAPGPVVTWTRNSKHIDGLAADVVIDGGYTNGAGFERLARVAREEGLRTLWPRDPGHIELAPNAGSTLASAATRPAVARDGAAAAAVLPFPATANTAGTPPAIPHAARAAFDPASARRAEAPALTLGNRATAATTATAADTPLLSIPGAVVPMLEEGSALPPLALEVGPFLSGERRAADAAVRATPVAPTQANGSQHAAPARIVGVAPVATVATVAPVASVAPVAQVAQVAQVAEVARVGGAASASAPGATSVDTGAPTAPTLLHGPAVARDGNTRGSTSSERHASLERGDRGRGGDDERSDAVAGVPTPRSEREGSSLPLARELAARELSSLGLSERGTASPVAGLSHSDATERIARVLRIQDAGNDRPLSSVLLRLDSPDGGEDRIRIDMRGRSIGATLDVADPQAAEQLRQHVGELQQALQRQGLEGESLLVRTTQRTTDATTLTASAVAAERDVLRAASASASDGGGSTAKDSRNPNRAPLDREYAREGTDQQRSRQRRDGKGDNR from the coding sequence ATGAGCCTGCACATTCCTCCGGTGCGGCCGGCGAGCGAGCCGGCGGCGCCAACGGCGTACGAGCCGCCGTCTTCAACCCAGGCGCCCGAGCGCGCGTTTGGCACCGCCCTCGCCAACGCGATGCACGAGCCGTCGTCGCAGTCGGCGGAGGCCGCGCGCGAGCGCCGCATGCGCGGCGCGCGTGGTGAATCACGCACAGGCGCGGCGAACCTCGACCGCGAGTCGGCGCGCGCGAGCGAACGGACGAGCGCCACCACGAGCGGGCGCGCCAGCGAGCGTTCACGCGAACGCTCGGACGCGAACGAGCGCGCGAACGAGCGCGCGAACGAGCGCGCGATCGAACGTGCGAACGCACGCGCGAGTGAGCGTGCGACCGAACGTGCGACCGAACGTGCGACCGAACGTGCGACCGAGCGCGCCGCCGAGCATGGGAGCGAGCGTGAGAGCGTGCGTGCGAACGCCCGCGCGTCCAAGCGCGCCGGCGAAACTTCGGCGGCCGACCAGCCAGGTCGCGGTGATGCAATGGCCGCTGGGCGCGAGCGCCCACTTTCCGCCAGCAGCAAGCGCGACGCTCTCGAAGGCGACGTCACCGAGTCGAGCGCTCAGTCGGCGGAGAGGACCGGCGCGACTGCCGATCGTGACGTCGTGGGCGATGCGAGCGGAACCACGTCCTTCTCATTCCGCGAGGTCCTCGCCGCGCTGCAGGAAGGGGGCGATGTGCGGGACAGCGCCGAGGAAGGCGAGTCGTCGGACGATGTCGCCCCCGCCGAGCCTGCGTCGACGGAATCGGAGCTGGCGCGCGCCGAACAGTTTGTCGCCAGCACACTCGAGGCGGCGGTGGCCCCGCTCGCACCGCTCGCGCTCGTGACGACCGCTGCGGTAGGTGCAACGGCGGCAGACACGCCCGAGGCGCCCGGCGCCGCTGGGCGTGGGACACCGACGCTGACGATTGCCGCGCGCGACAAGCGCCCTGACCACGACGCACGCCTCGCCGGAATTGCCGCGGCGCTGGCCCGCAATCCTCTCGCGGTGCGCGGCGAGACCGAGGCGCTCAACCCCGAGGTGCGTGCGCGACTCGAGCGCGTGATCGAGCGCATGGAGTCCGAGTACGGCTACACCGTCTCGGTCGTGGAGACGGTGCGCTCGCAGGAGCGGCAGGACGCGCTCTTCGCGCAGGGGCGCACGGCGCCGGGTCCCGTCGTGACGTGGACGCGCAACTCGAAGCACATCGACGGCCTTGCCGCCGACGTCGTGATCGACGGCGGCTACACCAACGGCGCGGGGTTCGAGCGCTTGGCGCGCGTGGCGCGCGAGGAAGGGTTGCGCACGCTCTGGCCGCGCGATCCCGGGCACATCGAGCTCGCGCCTAACGCCGGCTCGACGCTGGCCAGCGCGGCAACGCGCCCGGCCGTCGCGCGCGACGGCGCAGCAGCGGCCGCCGTGCTCCCCTTCCCCGCCACCGCCAACACGGCGGGGACGCCCCCGGCCATTCCGCATGCCGCACGCGCGGCGTTCGACCCGGCCAGCGCACGCCGAGCGGAGGCCCCAGCATTGACGTTAGGCAACCGGGCGACGGCCGCGACCACCGCGACCGCCGCGGACACGCCGCTGCTGTCCATCCCGGGAGCGGTGGTGCCGATGCTCGAGGAAGGGAGCGCGCTTCCGCCGCTGGCGCTGGAGGTCGGCCCCTTCCTGTCCGGGGAGCGCCGGGCGGCGGACGCCGCCGTGCGCGCCACTCCCGTCGCCCCCACGCAGGCCAACGGTTCGCAGCATGCCGCGCCGGCTCGCATCGTGGGTGTAGCGCCCGTCGCGACAGTCGCGACCGTCGCGCCGGTAGCCTCCGTGGCCCCGGTCGCCCAGGTCGCGCAGGTCGCGCAGGTGGCAGAGGTCGCGCGTGTGGGCGGCGCGGCCAGTGCATCAGCGCCCGGCGCGACATCGGTCGACACCGGCGCCCCCACCGCCCCCACGCTCCTCCACGGACCCGCCGTTGCACGTGACGGCAACACCCGCGGCTCGACGAGCAGCGAGCGCCACGCATCGCTCGAGCGCGGCGACCGTGGGCGTGGCGGCGACGACGAGCGAAGCGACGCCGTGGCTGGCGTGCCAACGCCGCGCAGCGAGCGCGAAGGGAGTTCGCTCCCGCTGGCGCGCGAGCTGGCGGCGCGCGAGCTCTCTTCGCTCGGCTTGAGCGAGCGCGGAACTGCATCGCCGGTCGCCGGGCTCTCGCACTCCGATGCCACCGAGCGCATCGCGCGCGTCCTGCGCATCCAGGACGCGGGCAATGACCGCCCGCTCTCGTCGGTGCTGCTGCGACTCGACTCGCCCGACGGCGGCGAGGACCGCATCCGTATCGACATGCGCGGGCGCTCGATCGGGGCCACGCTCGACGTGGCCGACCCGCAGGCGGCCGAGCAGCTGCGGCAGCACGTGGGAGAACTGCAGCAGGCGCTGCAGCGACAGGGGTTGGAGGGCGAGTCGCTTCTCGTCCGCACGACCCAACGCACGACGGATGCAACGACGCTCACCGCATCGGCGGTTGCCGCCGAGCGCGACGTGTTGCGGGCGGCATCAGCCTCGGCTTCGGATGGCGGAGGCTCCACCGCGAAGGATTCGCGCAACCCGAATCGCGCGCCGCTCGATCGTGAGTACGCGCGCGAGGGCACCGACCAACAGCGGTCGCGGCAGCGCCGTGACGGCAAGGGAGACAATCGGTGA